The proteins below come from a single Streptomyces sp. MRC013 genomic window:
- a CDS encoding SRPBCC domain-containing protein, translating into MTVQNAIDWPEDQLPGTGDNFVSNEVIVRGLTAARVWRYLTDTSTWESYYDNITGISFPEGGGPVLSDGTVFTFDPVGFPSVRTQHARVVQFRAPAEGTPGRLSWAAHQDGPPEERLEVLHAWLVEDLPGGRVRVLTQETQTGRLAAELARQVPNPMLNGHQAWLDGLVGAASAGSGA; encoded by the coding sequence ATGACCGTCCAGAACGCCATCGACTGGCCCGAGGACCAGCTGCCCGGTACCGGCGACAACTTCGTCTCCAACGAGGTGATCGTCCGGGGTCTCACCGCCGCCCGGGTCTGGCGCTACCTGACCGACACCTCCACCTGGGAGTCGTACTACGACAACATCACCGGCATCTCCTTCCCGGAGGGCGGCGGTCCCGTCCTGAGCGACGGCACCGTCTTCACCTTCGACCCCGTCGGCTTCCCGTCCGTGCGCACCCAGCACGCCCGCGTCGTGCAGTTCCGGGCCCCGGCGGAGGGAACGCCGGGCCGCCTGTCCTGGGCCGCCCACCAGGACGGCCCGCCCGAGGAGCGGCTCGAGGTGCTGCACGCCTGGCTGGTGGAGGACCTGCCCGGCGGCCGGGTCCGCGTCCTCACCCAGGAGACGCAGACCGGCAGACTCGCCGCGGAACTGGCCCGCCAGGTCCCCAACCCGATGCTCAACGGCCATCAGGCATGGCTGGACGGCCTGGTCGGGGCCGCCTCCGCGGGATCCGGCGCCTGA
- a CDS encoding VCBS repeat-containing protein, with protein MGASTPLDIRVPRFTREVLHDNLIEGYWLEAPDVDGDGRPDLVGHGLYLGEIYWYRNPGWERRLVADGFHMPIGAHYGDVTGNGRPDVVVCYELYGAGGRIDDPDPEGGKIDWIENPGEFGSETRWKRHYIGRQTAMHRLRLGRFTQTRTPELMALPTVGARHVHALVPVLLFSPDDDVRRPWNKRILDDSHFRMIHGAEIRKNPLPGSEHLDSVLLASEEGVTWLHYDEREGRFTTTRIGSGEQERFERTGFKGSGDVGAGRIGDDPHAYVVATEPFHGNTVAAYVKEQPGTPVAEASWRRIVLDVFGDPNELGEGPSHQIVCADFDGDGDDEFLVALRGPYPWQGVFYYKALDIAAGVFTKWRVSSDSAARIAIGDFDGDGRLDFATIAYKVDKYFLAEDAKLCLFRNDIEQAAGRP; from the coding sequence ATGGGCGCAAGCACCCCCCTGGACATCCGCGTCCCCCGGTTCACCCGGGAGGTCCTCCACGACAACCTCATCGAGGGCTACTGGCTGGAGGCCCCCGATGTCGACGGGGACGGCCGCCCCGACCTGGTCGGCCACGGCCTGTACCTCGGCGAGATCTACTGGTACCGCAACCCCGGCTGGGAGCGGCGGCTCGTCGCCGACGGCTTCCACATGCCGATCGGCGCCCACTACGGGGACGTCACCGGCAACGGCCGCCCCGACGTCGTGGTCTGCTACGAGCTGTACGGCGCGGGCGGCCGCATCGACGACCCCGACCCCGAGGGCGGGAAGATCGACTGGATCGAGAACCCCGGCGAGTTCGGCTCCGAAACCCGTTGGAAGCGCCACTACATCGGCCGGCAGACCGCCATGCACCGGCTGCGCCTGGGCCGTTTCACCCAGACCCGCACACCCGAGCTGATGGCCCTGCCGACCGTGGGCGCCCGGCACGTCCACGCCCTCGTCCCCGTCCTGCTGTTCAGCCCCGACGACGACGTGCGCCGGCCCTGGAACAAGCGGATCCTCGACGACAGCCACTTCCGCATGATCCACGGTGCGGAGATCCGGAAGAACCCGCTGCCCGGCAGCGAACACCTCGACTCGGTCCTGCTCGCCTCCGAGGAGGGCGTGACCTGGCTCCACTACGACGAACGCGAAGGCCGGTTCACCACCACGCGCATCGGCTCCGGCGAACAGGAGCGGTTCGAGCGGACCGGGTTCAAGGGCAGCGGCGACGTCGGCGCCGGACGGATCGGCGACGACCCGCACGCCTACGTCGTGGCCACCGAGCCCTTCCACGGCAACACCGTGGCGGCCTACGTCAAGGAGCAGCCCGGCACACCGGTGGCCGAGGCGTCCTGGCGCCGGATCGTGCTGGACGTCTTCGGCGACCCCAACGAACTCGGCGAGGGCCCCAGCCACCAGATCGTCTGCGCGGACTTCGACGGCGACGGCGACGACGAGTTCCTCGTCGCACTGCGCGGCCCGTACCCCTGGCAGGGAGTCTTCTACTACAAGGCGCTGGACATCGCCGCCGGGGTGTTCACCAAGTGGCGGGTCTCCTCGGACAGCGCCGCGCGGATCGCCATCGGCGACTTCGACGGGGACGGCCGTCTCGACTTCGCCACCATCGCCTACAAGGTCGACAAGTACTTCCTCGCGGAGGACGCCAAGCTCTGCCTGTTCCGCAACGACATCGAGCAGGCGGCCGGCCGGCCGTGA
- a CDS encoding acyltransferase has product MTPLLGPVRAPAVRRPPRLAALDGLRLLAALMVLLFHYVGLGHGWRAPARTLFPEVFPFAAYGWLGVQLFFLVSGFVICMSCWDRSLGDFFTSRVVRLYPAYWFCVLATTAVLVLVPGGYVRRPWHEVLANLTMVQAFLGVEPVDPVYWTLFAELRFYLLFAIVAWGGLTYRRVLLFCCLWGTAALVLDRFGGESFGQFLMPEHCWYFIAGIAFHLMYRFRPTALLWGVVLMSFTAAVPTARATWRASVGNMGQWVPFWPVMAVLAVSFAAMALIATGRTDRITWRWLPVAGSLTYPLYLLHQYVGWELITHVEGNFRIHPAVLLGAVAGGMAAAALLVHRCVEEPLGRWLRPRVRAGVEDASSRAGRLRPQAADLRDAGTGRAPGPPPAGPGAAVPGPRREAAVARAPGSDRGGPVCTSGCGRPVPSRAGAGEPG; this is encoded by the coding sequence GTGACACCCCTGCTCGGGCCGGTCCGTGCCCCGGCCGTCCGGCGCCCCCCGCGGCTGGCGGCGCTGGACGGCCTGCGCCTGCTCGCCGCCCTGATGGTGCTGCTCTTCCACTACGTGGGCCTCGGCCACGGGTGGAGGGCCCCCGCCCGGACGCTGTTCCCTGAGGTCTTCCCGTTCGCGGCGTACGGGTGGCTGGGGGTGCAGTTGTTCTTCCTGGTCAGCGGGTTCGTCATCTGCATGAGCTGCTGGGACCGTTCGCTGGGGGACTTCTTCACCTCGCGCGTGGTGCGGCTGTACCCGGCGTACTGGTTCTGCGTACTCGCCACGACGGCCGTGCTGGTGCTCGTGCCGGGCGGTTACGTCCGGCGGCCCTGGCACGAGGTGCTGGCGAACCTGACGATGGTGCAGGCGTTCCTCGGGGTGGAGCCGGTGGACCCGGTGTACTGGACGCTCTTCGCCGAACTGCGGTTCTACCTGCTCTTCGCGATCGTCGCCTGGGGCGGGCTGACGTACCGGCGCGTCCTGCTGTTCTGCTGCCTGTGGGGGACGGCCGCGCTGGTGCTCGACCGGTTCGGCGGGGAGTCGTTCGGCCAGTTCCTGATGCCCGAACACTGCTGGTACTTCATCGCCGGCATCGCCTTCCACCTGATGTACCGCTTCCGGCCGACGGCGCTCCTGTGGGGCGTCGTCCTGATGTCGTTCACGGCCGCGGTGCCGACCGCGCGTGCGACCTGGCGGGCCTCCGTCGGGAACATGGGCCAGTGGGTGCCGTTCTGGCCGGTGATGGCCGTGCTGGCGGTGTCCTTCGCGGCGATGGCCCTGATCGCCACGGGCAGGACCGACCGGATCACGTGGCGCTGGCTGCCGGTCGCCGGATCGCTCACCTATCCGCTCTACCTCCTGCACCAGTACGTCGGCTGGGAGCTCATCACCCACGTGGAGGGGAACTTCCGGATCCACCCCGCCGTCCTGCTGGGGGCGGTGGCCGGCGGGATGGCGGCGGCCGCCCTCCTGGTCCACCGGTGCGTCGAGGAGCCCCTGGGCCGCTGGCTGAGGCCGCGGGTCCGGGCGGGCGTCGAGGACGCCTCGTCCCGTGCCGGGCGGCTGCGTCCGCAGGCGGCGGACCTCCGGGACGCGGGGACGGGGCGGGCGCCGGGCCCGCCCCCGGCCGGCCCCGGCGCCGCGGTGCCCGGCCCGCGCCGGGAGGCGGCCGTCGCGCGGGCTCCGGGGAGCGACCGCGGCGGCCCGGTGTGCACGTCCGGCTGCGGGCGGCCCGTGCCGTCCCGAGCCGGTGCGGGCGAGCCCGGCTGA
- a CDS encoding PRC-barrel domain containing protein, whose translation MHTDIWACPEAANYVPGTDLTGYGVEAVDGSIGKVDKHSAEVGACYLVVDTGPWIFGRQVLLPAGVITSVDDEQRVVRVSRTKEEIKNAPEYVPDRHDHDGGHRMEFADYYLAFFR comes from the coding sequence GTGCACACGGACATCTGGGCCTGTCCCGAGGCTGCGAACTACGTTCCCGGCACCGACCTGACCGGGTACGGGGTCGAGGCGGTGGACGGCTCCATCGGCAAGGTCGACAAGCACTCCGCCGAGGTCGGCGCGTGCTACCTCGTGGTGGACACGGGACCGTGGATCTTCGGCAGGCAGGTCCTCCTCCCCGCCGGAGTCATCACCTCCGTGGACGACGAGCAGCGGGTGGTGCGCGTCTCCCGCACCAAGGAGGAGATCAAGAACGCTCCGGAGTACGTTCCGGACAGGCACGACCACGACGGCGGGCACCGCATGGAGTTCGCGGACTACTACCTGGCGTTCTTCCGCTGA
- the crtI gene encoding phytoene desaturase family protein — MKTVPGPTGHVVVVGAGLSGLAAALHLLGAGRRVTVVERETGPGGRAGRVELGGYRVDTGPTVFTMPELADEAFAAVGDSLYRRLELVALHPAYRARFADGSALDVHTDADAMEEEVRRFAGPADAEGYRRLREWLERLYRVQMGRFIDANFDSPFQLLHPDLARLAALGGFGRLAPRVGAFLTDRRLRRVFSFQALYAGVAPARALAAYAVIAYMDTVAGVYFPRGGVHALPRAMADAAGEAGARLCWSAEVTRLERGAGRVRAVHLSTGERIACDAVVLTPDLPVVHRLLGRAPRRPVRLRHSPSAVVLHAGTRRTWPGLAHHTISFGAAWEDTFDELTRRGSLMSDPSLLITRPTTHDPSLAPEGRHLHYVLAPCPNTTTGPAPESWRDLGPRYRDRLVAELERRGLDGFAASVDRELLVTPLDWAAQGHAAGTPFSVSHTFAQTGPFRPRNLMRGWDNVVLAGCGTTPGVGVPTVLVSGKLAAARITGAARPGRPVRTTVPSRKGGADDPS, encoded by the coding sequence GTGAAGACCGTGCCCGGACCGACCGGCCACGTCGTCGTGGTCGGCGCGGGGCTCTCCGGCCTCGCCGCAGCCCTCCACCTGCTCGGCGCGGGCCGGCGGGTCACCGTCGTCGAGCGGGAGACCGGGCCGGGCGGCCGGGCGGGCCGGGTGGAGCTCGGCGGGTACCGGGTCGACACCGGTCCCACCGTGTTCACCATGCCGGAGCTGGCCGACGAGGCGTTCGCCGCCGTCGGCGACAGCCTGTACCGGCGGCTGGAACTGGTGGCGCTGCACCCGGCGTACCGGGCGCGCTTCGCGGACGGCTCGGCCCTCGACGTCCACACCGACGCCGACGCCATGGAGGAGGAGGTGCGGCGGTTCGCCGGACCCGCCGACGCCGAGGGCTACCGCAGGCTCAGGGAGTGGCTGGAACGCCTGTACCGGGTGCAGATGGGCCGCTTCATCGACGCCAACTTCGACTCCCCGTTCCAGCTCCTCCACCCGGACCTCGCCCGGCTCGCGGCCCTGGGCGGCTTCGGCCGGCTGGCGCCGCGCGTCGGCGCCTTCCTGACGGACCGGCGCCTGCGGCGGGTCTTCTCCTTCCAGGCCCTTTACGCCGGGGTGGCCCCCGCGCGGGCACTCGCCGCGTACGCGGTCATCGCCTACATGGACACCGTGGCGGGCGTGTACTTCCCGCGCGGCGGGGTGCACGCCCTCCCGCGGGCCATGGCGGACGCGGCCGGTGAGGCGGGGGCGCGGCTGTGCTGGTCCGCGGAGGTCACGCGGCTGGAGCGGGGTGCGGGCCGGGTCCGCGCGGTCCACCTGTCGACGGGGGAGCGGATCGCCTGCGACGCGGTGGTGCTCACCCCCGACCTGCCCGTGGTCCACCGCCTGCTGGGGCGGGCGCCCCGGCGGCCGGTGCGGCTGCGGCACTCCCCGTCCGCCGTCGTCCTGCACGCCGGGACCCGCCGCACGTGGCCGGGGCTCGCCCACCACACGATCTCCTTCGGCGCGGCCTGGGAGGACACCTTCGACGAGCTGACGCGGCGGGGGAGCCTGATGAGCGACCCGTCGCTGCTGATCACCCGACCCACGACCCACGACCCGTCCCTCGCCCCCGAGGGGCGCCACCTCCACTACGTCCTGGCCCCCTGCCCCAACACGACGACCGGCCCGGCGCCCGAGTCCTGGCGCGACCTCGGCCCCCGCTACCGCGACCGCCTCGTGGCCGAACTCGAACGCCGGGGACTGGACGGGTTCGCCGCCTCCGTCGACCGGGAACTGCTCGTCACCCCCCTGGACTGGGCGGCGCAGGGCCACGCGGCGGGCACCCCGTTCTCCGTCTCCCACACCTTCGCGCAAACGGGCCCGTTCCGGCCGCGCAACCTCATGCGCGGCTGGGACAACGTCGTCCTCGCAGGCTGCGGCACCACCCCCGGCGTGGGCGTCCCCACGGTCCTCGTCAGCGGCAAGCTCGCCGCCGCCCGGATCACCGGGGCCGCCCGGCCCGGCCGGCCCGTCCGCACCACCGTGCCCTCCCGGAAAGGCGGCGCCGATGACCCGTCGTGA
- a CDS encoding DUF5914 domain-containing protein, with translation MSATGGGTGGGTSWTPPLRIRRAPRWNEQRPTWREAKPALIADALARAAARPSGNWFVVGASRDVAAGRPYGRTVAGVEVVLWRAEDGGLRAGPGACPHLGAPLRDGRVVCGTLLCHWHGLALDGRPSAGWEPFPAHDDGVLVWVRLDGAGGGEPLERPAVPERPAPGGAVDAVFTAVGRCEPRDVVANRLDPWHGSWFHPYSFVDLRVVDAPREDGRDAFSVEVAFRVAGRLVVPVRAEFTAPGPRTVVMRITGGEGAGSVVETHATPLTAPGSPRPRTAVVEAVVAASDRRGFALARAAAPLLRPVVRRAAGRLWRDDLAYAERLRALRDAGRLPG, from the coding sequence ATGAGCGCGACCGGGGGCGGGACCGGGGGCGGGACCAGCTGGACCCCTCCGCTGAGGATCCGCCGGGCCCCGCGCTGGAACGAGCAGCGGCCCACCTGGCGGGAGGCGAAACCGGCCCTGATCGCCGACGCGCTCGCGCGGGCCGCCGCGAGGCCGTCGGGCAACTGGTTCGTCGTCGGCGCCTCGCGGGACGTCGCGGCCGGCCGCCCGTACGGCAGGACGGTGGCCGGGGTGGAGGTCGTCCTGTGGCGGGCGGAGGACGGCGGGCTGCGGGCGGGACCGGGCGCCTGTCCGCACCTGGGCGCCCCGCTGCGCGACGGCCGGGTCGTCTGCGGGACGCTGCTGTGCCACTGGCACGGACTGGCCCTGGACGGCCGCCCGTCCGCCGGGTGGGAGCCGTTCCCGGCGCATGACGACGGGGTGCTGGTCTGGGTCCGCCTGGACGGGGCGGGCGGCGGGGAGCCGCTGGAGCGCCCCGCGGTCCCGGAGCGCCCGGCGCCGGGCGGCGCGGTGGACGCCGTGTTCACCGCGGTGGGGCGGTGCGAGCCGCGGGACGTGGTCGCCAACCGGCTGGACCCGTGGCACGGCTCGTGGTTCCACCCGTACTCGTTCGTCGACCTGCGCGTCGTGGACGCGCCGCGGGAGGACGGGCGGGACGCGTTCTCGGTGGAGGTGGCGTTCCGGGTGGCGGGGCGGCTCGTCGTCCCCGTGCGGGCCGAGTTCACCGCCCCCGGGCCGCGCACGGTCGTCATGCGCATCACCGGGGGCGAGGGGGCGGGCTCCGTGGTGGAGACGCACGCCACCCCGCTCACCGCGCCCGGCTCGCCCCGCCCGAGGACCGCCGTCGTGGAGGCGGTCGTCGCCGCCTCCGACCGGCGCGGCTTCGCGCTGGCACGGGCCGCTGCCCCGCTGCTGCGCCCGGTGGTGCGCCGGGCGGCCGGCCGGCTCTGGCGCGACGACCTGGCCTACGCCGAACGGCTCCGGGCACTGCGCGACGCGGGCCGCCTCCCCGGCTGA
- the iolE gene encoding myo-inosose-2 dehydratase codes for MPAQTTRGPDGIHLGITPTCWTNDDFPLIGNHIPMEQCLSEIALAGFEGCSIGHTFTTDVAALTAAMHLRGLSVSEPWVSTYLTVPDGPARTARHLLEVLEFLKRFNACDPPVKTRIIGVAEFGGSVHLQALSLRGNKPEFTDEQWADLCDGLNKIGEITAAQGFTLAYHPHMGTGVQTGEDVDRLMRHTDPRHVGLLLDTGHLTWAGADPAGVVERHRDRIAHVHLKNVRGTVHADRTLSDGSFREYIEAGIFTVPGDGDGDIDFDTFLAVLRPGESYRGWLVVEAEQNPLGGHPPLYYAQTAHAYLARALG; via the coding sequence ATGCCGGCACAGACCACCCGCGGCCCGGACGGCATCCATCTGGGCATCACCCCCACCTGCTGGACCAACGACGACTTCCCGCTCATCGGCAACCACATCCCCATGGAGCAGTGCCTCAGCGAGATCGCCCTCGCGGGGTTCGAGGGGTGCAGCATCGGCCACACCTTCACCACGGACGTCGCCGCGCTGACCGCCGCGATGCACCTGCGCGGCCTCAGCGTGAGCGAACCGTGGGTGAGCACCTACCTCACCGTGCCCGACGGCCCCGCGCGCACCGCCCGGCACCTGCTGGAAGTGCTGGAGTTCCTGAAGCGGTTCAACGCCTGCGACCCCCCGGTGAAGACCCGCATCATCGGCGTCGCCGAGTTCGGCGGATCCGTCCACCTCCAGGCGCTCAGCCTGCGCGGCAACAAACCCGAGTTCACCGACGAGCAGTGGGCCGACCTGTGCGACGGACTGAACAAGATCGGCGAGATCACCGCCGCCCAGGGCTTCACCCTGGCCTACCACCCCCACATGGGCACCGGCGTCCAGACCGGGGAGGACGTCGACCGGCTCATGCGGCACACCGACCCGCGCCACGTCGGCCTCCTACTGGACACCGGCCACCTCACCTGGGCCGGCGCCGATCCGGCGGGGGTCGTCGAACGCCACCGCGACCGCATCGCCCACGTCCACCTGAAGAACGTCCGCGGCACGGTCCACGCCGACCGCACCCTGTCCGACGGCAGCTTCCGCGAGTACATCGAGGCGGGCATCTTCACCGTGCCCGGCGACGGCGACGGCGACATCGACTTCGACACCTTCCTCGCGGTCCTCCGGCCGGGCGAGTCCTACCGCGGCTGGCTGGTGGTGGAGGCCGAGCAGAACCCGCTCGGCGGGCACCCACCGCTGTACTACGCCCAGACCGCCCACGCCTACCTGGCCCGGGCCCTCGGCTGA
- a CDS encoding SIR2 family protein has product MRDHGGAAPTAAVRGLDPLVSLAMCVQAGPGVYALLLGAGVSRDAGVPTGWEIVTDLVHRAAVARGADEELAAADPESWWARHGDGGPLGYSALLEALGGTSAARHKLLRGYFEPDDAEWRDGLKLPGAAHRAVARLVAQGWVRVVLTTNFDRLTEQALAAAGVQPQVVHGPGSLRGMTPLAHARATVVKLHGDLTDLEARNTERELERYPAAWAGLVDQVLDEYGLIVCGWSARWDHALVACFERRATRRYPVFWAAPHGVRGRAAELVARHGAVVVRGLTAQEFLPGLLARVEALAHRAEPAPTRELSVARLKRALPDPVRRIDLYELVDAEAARVVERVSDGDRYPAGVRFPDPRAYREVLERYESDCDTLLHLMAVGAFHDESGAHTRVWVRALRRLLNAGGGARGGRDGEPHLYPALLALSAAGGAAVLAGRDDLLGRLFLEPVPVRPHRAAAESGPAVLALRAGGGPRPR; this is encoded by the coding sequence ATGAGGGACCACGGCGGAGCCGCGCCGACGGCGGCGGTGCGGGGGCTCGACCCCCTGGTCTCGCTCGCCATGTGCGTGCAGGCCGGGCCCGGCGTGTACGCGCTGCTGCTGGGCGCGGGCGTGTCGCGGGACGCGGGGGTGCCCACCGGGTGGGAGATCGTCACGGACCTGGTGCACCGGGCCGCCGTCGCGCGCGGCGCGGACGAGGAGCTCGCCGCGGCCGATCCGGAGTCCTGGTGGGCCCGCCACGGGGACGGCGGGCCGCTCGGCTACTCCGCCCTGCTGGAGGCGCTGGGCGGCACCTCCGCCGCCCGGCACAAGCTGCTGCGCGGTTACTTCGAGCCGGACGACGCGGAGTGGCGGGACGGGCTCAAGCTGCCCGGGGCGGCGCACCGGGCGGTGGCCCGGCTGGTGGCGCAGGGCTGGGTGCGCGTGGTGCTGACCACTAACTTCGACCGGCTCACCGAGCAGGCCCTGGCGGCCGCGGGGGTGCAGCCGCAGGTCGTCCACGGCCCCGGCAGCCTGCGCGGGATGACGCCGCTGGCGCACGCCCGGGCCACGGTGGTCAAGCTGCACGGCGACCTGACCGACCTGGAGGCCCGCAACACCGAGCGCGAACTGGAGCGGTACCCGGCTGCCTGGGCCGGGCTGGTGGACCAGGTGCTGGACGAGTACGGGCTGATCGTCTGCGGCTGGTCCGCCCGGTGGGACCACGCGCTGGTCGCCTGCTTCGAACGCCGCGCCACGCGCCGGTACCCCGTGTTCTGGGCCGCCCCGCACGGGGTGCGGGGCAGGGCCGCCGAGCTCGTCGCCCGGCACGGCGCCGTGGTGGTGCGGGGGCTGACCGCGCAGGAGTTCCTGCCCGGCCTGCTGGCCCGGGTGGAGGCCCTGGCGCACCGGGCGGAGCCCGCGCCCACCCGCGAGCTGTCGGTGGCCCGTCTCAAACGCGCGCTGCCCGACCCGGTGCGCCGCATCGACCTGTACGAACTGGTGGACGCCGAGGCGGCGCGCGTGGTGGAGCGCGTCTCGGACGGCGACCGGTACCCGGCCGGCGTGCGGTTCCCGGATCCGCGGGCGTACCGGGAGGTGCTGGAGCGCTACGAGAGCGACTGCGACACGCTGCTGCACCTGATGGCCGTGGGCGCGTTCCACGACGAGTCCGGGGCGCACACCCGGGTGTGGGTGCGCGCGCTGCGGCGGCTGCTCAACGCGGGCGGGGGCGCCCGCGGCGGGAGGGACGGCGAGCCGCACCTCTACCCGGCCCTGCTCGCCCTGTCCGCCGCGGGCGGCGCCGCCGTACTGGCCGGGCGCGACGACCTCCTCGGCCGGCTGTTCCTCGAACCGGTCCCGGTCCGCCCCCACCGGGCCGCCGCCGAGTCCGGGCCCGCCGTGCTCGCCCTGCGTGCGGGGGGAGGTCCTCGGCCCCGGTGA
- a CDS encoding MFS transporter has protein sequence MNGGFRSWRPCLLGGAVFAVCMAGTTLPTPLYGLYQEEFGFAELTVTVVYAVYALGVVGALLLAGNASDGVGRRPVLWWGLGFAAASAACFLGATALGWLYAGRLLSGLSAGLFTGAATAYVMELAPPGGASRATFVATSVNMGGLGCGPLLAGVLAQYADWPLHLPFAVHLALVACSAAVLLRLPETVRERRPLSTVRPQRPGLPPRVRAVFAPAATAAFVGFALFGVFTSVSPSFLAQSLDVHNRAVSGLVVALAFFASTAGQLAVGRLGVGRSLPLGCAALLGGLALLAGALWWDLLPLVVLSAVVGGIGQGLAFRGALSAVAGASDADRRAAVISSLFVVAYAGISVPVIGVGLLSGPIGLEGAGLVFIASMVALVSTAGVYLLRRPVPAGETGGAR, from the coding sequence ATGAACGGTGGTTTCCGGAGTTGGCGCCCGTGCCTGCTCGGCGGGGCGGTCTTCGCCGTGTGCATGGCCGGCACGACGCTGCCGACCCCCCTCTACGGCCTCTACCAGGAGGAGTTCGGCTTCGCCGAACTCACGGTCACCGTCGTCTACGCCGTCTACGCCCTCGGAGTCGTCGGGGCGCTGCTGCTGGCGGGCAACGCCTCGGACGGCGTGGGCAGGCGTCCGGTGCTGTGGTGGGGGCTGGGGTTCGCGGCCGCGAGCGCCGCCTGCTTCCTGGGGGCCACCGCCCTGGGCTGGCTGTACGCGGGGCGACTGCTGTCGGGCCTGTCCGCCGGCCTGTTCACCGGGGCCGCCACGGCGTACGTGATGGAGCTGGCACCACCCGGGGGCGCCTCGCGGGCCACGTTCGTGGCGACCTCCGTGAACATGGGCGGGCTGGGCTGCGGCCCGCTGCTCGCCGGCGTCCTCGCGCAGTACGCCGACTGGCCGCTGCACCTGCCGTTCGCCGTGCACCTCGCCCTGGTGGCCTGCTCGGCCGCCGTCCTGCTCCGGCTCCCGGAGACCGTCCGGGAACGGCGCCCGCTGAGCACCGTGCGGCCGCAGCGGCCGGGGCTGCCCCCGCGGGTGCGGGCGGTCTTCGCCCCGGCGGCGACCGCGGCCTTCGTGGGGTTCGCCCTCTTCGGGGTGTTCACATCGGTCAGTCCGTCCTTCCTCGCCCAGTCCCTGGACGTGCACAACCGCGCGGTGAGCGGGCTGGTCGTCGCACTCGCCTTCTTCGCCTCGACCGCCGGGCAGCTGGCCGTCGGCCGGCTCGGCGTGGGCCGGTCGCTGCCGCTGGGCTGCGCCGCGCTCCTCGGCGGGCTGGCGCTGCTGGCGGGGGCGCTGTGGTGGGACCTGCTGCCGCTGGTGGTGCTGAGCGCGGTCGTCGGCGGGATCGGACAGGGCCTGGCCTTCCGCGGGGCGCTGTCCGCGGTCGCCGGGGCGTCCGACGCCGACCGGCGCGCGGCCGTGATCTCGTCGCTGTTCGTGGTGGCCTACGCGGGGATCTCCGTGCCGGTCATCGGGGTGGGGCTGCTGTCCGGGCCGATCGGCCTGGAGGGCGCCGGACTGGTGTTCATCGCCAGCATGGTCGCTCTGGTGTCGACGGCGGGCGTCTACCTGCTCCGGCGGCCGGTGCCGGCGGGGGAGACGGGCGGGGCGCGCTGA